DNA from Desulfomicrobium escambiense DSM 10707:
GGGCGCCTGCCGGACAAGATCCGCGACATGGCCCGACAGTCCCTGAGCGCCCAGGACATCGACATCCGTGAGGACGGCTACGTGCAGGAGATCCGCGACGGCGCCGTGCTTCAGGGTGGGATGACGCACCGTCCCGACCTCGTCTTCGTGGCCACGGGCGTACGCCCTTCACGCATCTTCGCCGAATCGGGCCTGCCCACGGGACCCACGGGCGGGCTGCTGGTCAACGAACGTCTGCAGTGCGTCGAGCACCCGGAAATCTTCGGCGGCGGCGACTGCATCGACTTCGCGCCCCAACCCCTGGACAAGGTCGGCGTATACGCCGTGCGCGAAAACCCCGTCCTGTACCGCAACGTCAGGGCCAGCCTGAACGGCAAGCGGCTCATGGCCTTCGACCCGGGTGGCAGCTACCTGCTGCTCTTCAACATGGGCGACGATACGGCCATCTTCAGCAAGGGGCCCTTCGCGTTCCGCAACTCCCTGGCCTTCACGCTCAAGGACTTCATCGATCGGCGCTTCATGCGCCATTTCCAGGCCCTGGAGAAATAGCGCTCCCATGCGCCTGGCCATCTCCAACCTGGGCAAGTCCTTCCAGGGCGTCCCCGTGCTCCGCGACGTCAGCTTCGAGGCGGGGCACGGGGAACTGGTTTCCATCATCGGCCCCTCGGGCGTGGGCAAGACCACCCTGCTGCACATCATCGCCGGCCTGGAACGGGCGGACCGCGGCCACGTGGCCACGGACCCGCCCGTCACCCGCGAAAGGCCGGCCATCCTCGTCTTCCAGGACTACGTCCTGTTCCCGAACATGACCGTGTTCGAGAACGTGGCCTTCGGCCTGCGCGCCCGGCGCCTGCCCCGCGACGAAATCCGCCGGCGCGTCACGGACATGCTCGGCTACTTCCGCCTGCAGGCCCGCGCCCGGGCCTACCCGGCCCAGCTCTCGGGCGGCCAGCGGCAGCGCGTGGCCCTGGCCCGGGCCATGGTCGTGGAACCGGCGCTTCTGCTCCTGGACGAGCCCTTCGCCAACCTCGACCGCAACCTGAAGATGGAGACGGCCCTTTTCATCCGCGCCACCCAGCGGGAATTCTCGACCACGACCATCAGCGTGACCCACGACCTGGAAGAAGCCCTGGCCATGTCCGACCGCATCGGCATCATGCTGGACGGCCGCCTGCGCCAGTACGCCAGCCCCCGGGAGGTCTACCTGCGCCCAGCCGACGAGGAGACAGCGCGGTTCCTTGGGCCCGTGAACCGCCTGGAACCGGCCCAGGCCGCCCTTCTGGGCCTGCCCGCCGAAGCCGCCCTCCTGCGCCCGGAATCCCTGTGCCTGACCGTCGACGACGACGGGCCGGGACGCATCGAGGGCCTCCACTTCGCCGGACATTACATCAGCTACCAAGTCAGCCTGCGCGGCGCCGCGTTGACCGTCTACAGCCTCGCCCCGGTGGGCGAGACCGGCCAGCGCGTGCGCGTCGGCCTCTGCGCGCCGGGCGCCGACCTGCGCACATCCATCGACGACACCACATATCCGACACACGGGAGTTGACATGCCGCGA
Protein-coding regions in this window:
- a CDS encoding ABC transporter ATP-binding protein: MRLAISNLGKSFQGVPVLRDVSFEAGHGELVSIIGPSGVGKTTLLHIIAGLERADRGHVATDPPVTRERPAILVFQDYVLFPNMTVFENVAFGLRARRLPRDEIRRRVTDMLGYFRLQARARAYPAQLSGGQRQRVALARAMVVEPALLLLDEPFANLDRNLKMETALFIRATQREFSTTTISVTHDLEEALAMSDRIGIMLDGRLRQYASPREVYLRPADEETARFLGPVNRLEPAQAALLGLPAEAALLRPESLCLTVDDDGPGRIEGLHFAGHYISYQVSLRGAALTVYSLAPVGETGQRVRVGLCAPGADLRTSIDDTTYPTHGS